One window of the Halorhodospira halophila genome contains the following:
- a CDS encoding DUF2066 domain-containing protein, which translates to MSTAAPSAPDRLHPRRRALPVVVLAACALLGVGTAAASDLYTAEVRVDSRQDAEREAAVEAGLERVIGRMVGVYHGLEDHPAGELLDDAERYLESYRYLRLDDELAVELRYEGGVLRRHLGERDVAVWGEHRAPILLWVATEIDGRRDLLGFAAAGTEGEVLETLHDGAEQRALPLMYPTLDLRDRQAVGFVDIWGGFDESLREASQRYGSAAVVAVGLRKAGTGAWRARWTVLTGEDALQHHTGPGELERVVTEGLDEVGGALTRRFAVVPGEHDGQQLEIALTGIDAVEDYLGAVRYLEEVTGVEQVDVQRIAGDRVTLRLLLARSPERVAEDLDDAETLWPEALPAAEVGPGGGQLTRSYRWQP; encoded by the coding sequence ATGAGCACGGCCGCACCCTCCGCCCCCGACCGTCTTCACCCCCGTCGCCGCGCCCTGCCGGTCGTGGTCCTGGCCGCCTGCGCCCTGCTCGGGGTGGGTACGGCGGCGGCGAGTGATCTCTACACCGCCGAGGTCCGTGTGGACAGCCGTCAGGACGCCGAGCGCGAGGCGGCCGTCGAGGCCGGCCTGGAACGGGTCATCGGGCGCATGGTGGGGGTCTACCACGGCTTGGAGGACCACCCGGCGGGGGAGCTCCTCGACGACGCGGAGCGCTATCTGGAGAGCTACCGCTACCTGCGCCTGGACGATGAGCTGGCCGTGGAGCTGCGCTACGAGGGCGGGGTTTTGCGCCGCCACCTGGGCGAGCGCGACGTGGCCGTCTGGGGTGAGCACCGGGCGCCGATCCTGCTCTGGGTGGCCACGGAGATCGACGGTCGGCGTGATCTGCTCGGCTTCGCCGCGGCGGGGACCGAGGGCGAGGTGCTCGAAACGCTCCACGACGGGGCCGAGCAGCGCGCCCTGCCGCTGATGTACCCGACACTGGATCTGCGCGATCGGCAGGCGGTGGGCTTCGTGGACATCTGGGGCGGATTCGACGAGTCGCTGCGCGAGGCCTCGCAGCGCTACGGCAGCGCCGCGGTGGTGGCGGTGGGCCTGCGCAAGGCGGGTACCGGCGCCTGGCGGGCGCGCTGGACGGTGCTCACCGGCGAGGACGCCCTGCAGCATCACACCGGCCCGGGTGAGCTGGAGCGCGTGGTGACGGAGGGGCTCGATGAGGTCGGTGGCGCCCTGACCCGCCGCTTCGCCGTGGTCCCCGGTGAGCACGACGGCCAGCAGCTGGAGATCGCCCTGACCGGCATCGACGCCGTGGAGGATTACCTCGGTGCGGTGCGCTATCTGGAGGAGGTCACCGGCGTCGAGCAGGTGGATGTGCAGCGCATTGCCGGCGATCGGGTGACCCTGCGTCTGCTCCTGGCGCGCAGCCCCGAGCGGGTGGCCGAGGATCTGGACGACGCCGAGACGCTCTGGCCGGAGGCCCTGCCCGCCGCCGAGGTCG
- the purM gene encoding phosphoribosylformylglycinamidine cyclo-ligase, whose translation MEEQRPLTYRDAGVDIDAGNDLVSRIRPAVESTRRPEVLGGIGGFGGLVELPDGYRRPVLVAGTDGVGTKLRLAIETGRHQGVGTDLVAMCVNDVVVQGAEPLFFLDYYATSHLDVDTAAAVVQGIAAGCRDAGAALLGGETAEMPGMYADSDYDLAGFCVGVVERERLIEGTTVTPGDVLIALPASGPHSNGYSLIRKILERHPGALDESLEGEPLADHLMRPTRIYVTPALRLAESVPVKAFCHVTGGGLPENLPRVLPEHCAAALERWPWPAVFDWLARAGNVERGEMLRTFNCGVGFVACVDAADAERALAVLEEQGESAWRLGEVVAADDGAPRLTIDGAAP comes from the coding sequence TTGGAAGAGCAACGCCCGCTGACCTATCGCGACGCCGGGGTAGATATCGACGCCGGCAACGACCTTGTCAGCCGTATCCGCCCGGCCGTCGAGTCCACCCGCCGCCCGGAGGTGCTCGGCGGCATCGGCGGCTTCGGCGGCCTCGTCGAGCTGCCCGACGGCTACCGCCGCCCGGTGCTGGTCGCCGGCACCGACGGGGTCGGCACCAAGCTGCGCCTGGCCATCGAGACCGGCCGCCACCAGGGGGTGGGTACGGATCTGGTGGCGATGTGCGTCAACGACGTGGTGGTCCAGGGCGCGGAACCGCTGTTCTTCCTCGACTACTACGCCACCAGCCACCTCGACGTAGATACCGCCGCCGCCGTAGTGCAGGGCATCGCCGCTGGCTGCCGCGACGCCGGCGCCGCGCTGCTCGGCGGCGAGACCGCCGAGATGCCCGGCATGTACGCCGACAGCGACTACGACCTGGCCGGCTTCTGCGTCGGCGTGGTCGAGCGCGAGCGGCTAATCGAGGGCACCACCGTCACCCCCGGCGACGTGCTCATCGCCCTGCCCGCCTCCGGTCCGCACTCCAACGGCTACTCGCTGATCCGCAAGATCCTTGAGCGCCACCCCGGGGCGCTGGACGAGTCGCTGGAGGGCGAGCCGCTGGCCGATCACCTGATGCGGCCGACGCGCATCTATGTCACCCCGGCGCTGCGGCTGGCCGAGTCGGTGCCGGTCAAGGCCTTCTGCCACGTCACCGGCGGCGGCCTGCCGGAGAACTTGCCCCGGGTCCTGCCCGAGCACTGCGCGGCGGCGCTGGAGCGCTGGCCGTGGCCGGCGGTCTTCGACTGGCTGGCACGCGCCGGCAACGTCGAGCGCGGTGAGATGCTGCGCACCTTCAACTGCGGCGTCGGCTTCGTGGCCTGCGTCGACGCCGCCGACGCCGAGCGTGCCCTGGCCGTGCTCGAGGAGCAGGGCGAGTCCGCCTGGCGGCTGGGCGAGGTGGTCGCCGCCGACGACGGCGCGCCGCGGCTGACCATCGATGGAGCCGCACCGTGA
- the purN gene encoding phosphoribosylglycinamide formyltransferase: MSQGPRIAVLLSGSGSNLQALLDQHAAGQLPGTFACVLSNRADAYGLQRAGVAGVLTAVVDHRLYADREAFDGALVEQLEAVGVDLVVLAGFMRILTPVFVQRFEGRLLNIHPSLLPDFRGLHTHERALEAGVEEHGCTVHFVTPELDAGPAIVQGVVPVHAGDSPEALAQRVQVQEHRVYPLAVRWLAQGRLALTEAGVELDGRVLSGPVRVRAEDAVDAL; the protein is encoded by the coding sequence GTGAGCCAGGGCCCGCGGATCGCCGTCCTGCTCTCGGGCAGCGGCAGCAACCTGCAGGCCCTGCTCGACCAGCACGCCGCCGGGCAGCTGCCCGGAACCTTCGCCTGCGTACTCAGCAACCGGGCCGACGCCTACGGGCTACAGCGGGCCGGGGTGGCCGGTGTGCTCACGGCGGTGGTCGACCATCGCCTCTACGCCGACCGGGAGGCCTTCGACGGCGCCCTGGTTGAGCAGTTGGAGGCGGTGGGCGTGGATCTGGTGGTGCTCGCCGGTTTCATGCGCATCCTCACGCCGGTCTTCGTCCAGCGTTTCGAGGGGCGGCTGCTGAACATCCATCCGTCGTTGCTACCGGATTTCCGCGGTCTCCACACCCATGAGCGGGCCCTGGAGGCGGGGGTCGAGGAGCACGGCTGCACGGTGCATTTCGTCACGCCGGAGCTCGACGCCGGCCCGGCCATCGTGCAGGGGGTGGTGCCGGTCCATGCCGGGGATTCGCCCGAGGCGCTGGCGCAGCGGGTGCAGGTGCAGGAGCACCGGGTCTATCCGCTGGCGGTGCGCTGGTTGGCGCAGGGGCGGCTGGCGCTGACGGAAGCCGGGGTCGAGCTGGACGGGCGGGTGCTTTCGGGGCCGGTGCGCGTCCGGGCGGAGGATGCGGTCGATGCGCTATAG
- a CDS encoding DUF3108 domain-containing protein, translating to MRDPSSLIPAPRRVAAWLLLGLLAGTAALAAPAALAEAERIPEFRAEYEVKYGRLTLGTSRLELEYLGDDRYRYEMFVRPRGLARAVLGTNLTDISEGRVLEDGTLRPERFIHKREGRDERHEEITFDHDAGQVTFEDGERIDLEEGAVDRLLPQLLIMRDLSATFDRVLTYRIADDAEISDYSFERKGRERVSVAAGSYRAERIQRVRDGDSSRESNAWVYRRMHNLPVKIEHADSGRTFVMELTDVSGPIRDD from the coding sequence ATGAGGGATCCATCCAGCCTTATTCCCGCGCCTCGTCGCGTGGCGGCATGGCTGCTGCTGGGGCTGCTTGCCGGCACCGCCGCCCTGGCCGCCCCCGCCGCGCTGGCCGAGGCGGAGCGCATCCCCGAGTTCCGGGCGGAGTATGAGGTGAAGTACGGGCGTCTGACCCTGGGCACCAGTCGGCTGGAGCTGGAGTATCTGGGCGATGACCGTTACCGCTACGAGATGTTCGTCCGTCCCCGCGGGCTCGCCCGGGCGGTGCTGGGCACGAACCTGACCGATATCAGCGAAGGGCGTGTCCTGGAGGACGGCACCCTGCGGCCGGAGCGCTTCATCCATAAGCGCGAGGGCCGCGACGAGCGCCACGAGGAGATCACCTTCGACCACGACGCCGGGCAAGTGACCTTCGAAGACGGCGAGCGCATCGACCTAGAGGAAGGCGCGGTGGACCGGCTGCTGCCGCAGCTTCTGATCATGCGCGATCTCTCGGCCACCTTCGACCGGGTGCTGACCTACCGGATCGCCGACGACGCGGAGATCTCGGACTACAGCTTCGAGCGCAAGGGCCGCGAGCGCGTCTCGGTCGCCGCCGGTTCCTACCGGGCCGAGCGCATCCAGCGCGTGCGCGACGGCGACAGTTCCCGTGAGTCCAACGCGTGGGTCTACCGGCGCATGCACAACCTGCCGGTGAAGATTGAGCACGCCGACAGCGGACGCACCTTCGTCATGGAGCTGACCGACGTCAGCGGACCGATTCGCGACGACTGA
- the dcd gene encoding dCTP deaminase, with protein sequence MTIKSDRWIRHMAQEYGMIEPFEPGQVRDTPEGKRVISYGTSSYGYDVRCGKDFKIFTDINSAVVDPKDFDAASFVDVHGDVCIIPPNSFALAYTLEYFRIPRNVLTICLGKSTYARCGIIVNVTPLEPEWEGRVTLEFSNTTPLPAKIHANEGVAQMLFFESDEPCDISYADRGGKYMGQDGVTLPRS encoded by the coding sequence ATGACGATCAAATCGGACCGGTGGATCCGGCACATGGCGCAGGAGTACGGCATGATCGAGCCGTTCGAGCCGGGTCAGGTGCGCGATACGCCAGAGGGAAAGCGCGTCATCTCCTACGGGACTTCGAGCTACGGCTACGACGTCCGCTGCGGCAAGGACTTCAAGATCTTTACCGACATCAACTCCGCGGTGGTGGACCCGAAGGACTTCGATGCCGCGAGCTTCGTGGACGTCCACGGCGACGTCTGCATCATCCCGCCGAACTCCTTCGCGCTGGCCTACACGCTGGAGTACTTCCGCATCCCGCGGAACGTGCTGACCATCTGCCTGGGCAAGTCGACCTATGCCCGCTGCGGGATCATCGTCAACGTTACGCCCCTGGAGCCGGAGTGGGAGGGGCGGGTGACGCTGGAGTTCTCCAACACCACCCCGCTGCCGGCGAAGATCCACGCCAATGAGGGCGTGGCGCAGATGCTCTTCTTTGAGTCTGACGAGCCGTGCGACATCTCCTACGCCGATCGGGGCGGCAAGTACATGGGCCAGGACGGGGTCACGCTGCCGCGCTCCTGA
- the mgtE gene encoding magnesium transporter produces the protein MAYEELLDEIRQLLDGRRWKDVRARIEELPDQDIAELILSLEKSQRIFLFKLLPRPRASEVFSYLSGDNQDALLQDMTDHETREIVAALTPDDRTALFQELPAEATQRLLELLPPGAQREARELLGYPAESVGRLMTPDYIAVRADWTVERSLQHIRGQREKAETVNVIYVTDRDGRLLDALTIRRFIVASPETKVEELMDYHFISVSAFEDREKAVETVQRYDLTALPVVDTEGVLLGTVTPDDVMDVAEAEATEDFQKVGGVGVLNFSMRDASMKLLYQRRVGWLVLLVFINMFGGEIIASFEETIEAVIVLVTFLPLVVDTGGNAGTQSATLMVRALATGDVKARDWLRLWGKEAGVAIALGLTVGLAVWALGLYRGGLDIAWVVAFAMVAVVFMGSMIGMLLPFGLARLNLDPATASAPLITSIADIAGILIYFTIATAMLGHML, from the coding sequence ATGGCCTACGAAGAGCTGCTCGACGAGATCCGACAGCTCCTCGATGGGAGGCGCTGGAAAGACGTTCGCGCTCGCATCGAGGAGCTGCCGGATCAGGACATCGCCGAACTGATCCTCAGCCTGGAGAAGTCGCAGCGTATCTTCCTGTTCAAGCTGCTGCCGCGGCCGCGGGCCTCGGAGGTCTTCTCGTACCTCTCCGGGGACAATCAGGACGCGCTGCTCCAGGACATGACCGACCACGAGACGCGGGAGATCGTCGCCGCGCTCACACCGGACGATCGCACCGCGCTGTTCCAGGAGCTGCCCGCCGAAGCCACCCAGCGGCTGCTTGAGCTGCTGCCCCCGGGGGCGCAGCGCGAGGCCCGCGAGCTGCTCGGCTATCCGGCGGAGAGTGTGGGCCGGCTGATGACGCCGGACTACATCGCCGTACGTGCCGACTGGACCGTGGAGCGCAGCCTGCAGCATATCCGCGGCCAGCGCGAGAAGGCCGAGACGGTGAACGTGATCTACGTCACCGACCGTGACGGACGCCTGCTCGACGCGCTGACCATCCGCCGTTTCATCGTCGCCTCGCCGGAGACGAAGGTCGAAGAGCTGATGGACTATCACTTCATCAGTGTCTCGGCGTTCGAGGATCGCGAGAAGGCGGTGGAGACGGTGCAGCGCTACGACCTGACGGCGCTGCCCGTGGTCGATACCGAGGGGGTGCTGCTCGGCACCGTGACCCCGGACGACGTCATGGACGTGGCCGAGGCCGAGGCCACCGAGGACTTCCAGAAGGTCGGTGGTGTCGGCGTGCTCAACTTCAGTATGCGCGACGCCAGCATGAAGCTGCTCTACCAGCGGCGGGTCGGCTGGCTGGTGCTGCTGGTGTTCATCAACATGTTCGGCGGCGAGATCATCGCCTCCTTCGAGGAGACCATCGAGGCGGTCATCGTCCTGGTCACCTTCCTGCCGCTGGTCGTCGACACCGGGGGCAACGCCGGCACCCAGTCGGCCACGTTGATGGTGCGCGCGCTCGCCACCGGGGATGTCAAGGCACGGGACTGGTTGCGGCTCTGGGGCAAGGAGGCCGGCGTGGCCATCGCCCTGGGTCTGACCGTGGGCCTGGCGGTCTGGGCGCTGGGGCTCTACCGCGGCGGCCTGGACATCGCCTGGGTGGTCGCCTTCGCCATGGTCGCGGTGGTCTTCATGGGCAGCATGATCGGCATGCTGCTGCCCTTCGGCCTGGCCCGGCTGAACCTGGACCCGGCCACGGCCAGCGCGCCGCTGATCACCTCCATCGCCGACATCGCCGGCATCCTGATCTACTTCACCATCGCCACGGCGATGCTCGGGCACATGCTCTAG
- a CDS encoding CBS domain-containing protein — MFDKPRTAATDTRHATDEAIARARRLAQQPIREAAREAQHTPLHAFARVARHLPRDVYRDLERRLPEERRQALRHLLTLPSACVGACQSDDFVPVNDAVPAAAAARMLDAHGGREAYVVQGDGRYRGVVARGVLQDAGDTPVGRLAASRPSLEELDDAPHAVRTMDRAGTDELPVVDRYGRLTGVLRRAAVQASAPERRGWLPRLGLGGRFRRGGARGQGG; from the coding sequence ATGTTCGACAAGCCGCGCACCGCCGCCACGGACACCCGCCACGCCACCGATGAGGCCATCGCCCGCGCCCGCCGCCTGGCGCAGCAGCCCATCCGCGAGGCCGCCCGCGAGGCGCAGCACACCCCGCTGCACGCCTTCGCCCGGGTCGCCCGCCACCTGCCGCGCGATGTCTACCGCGATCTGGAGCGCCGCCTCCCCGAGGAGCGTCGCCAGGCCCTGCGCCATCTGCTGACGCTGCCGAGCGCCTGCGTCGGGGCCTGCCAGAGCGACGACTTCGTCCCCGTCAACGACGCCGTGCCTGCCGCGGCCGCCGCGCGCATGCTCGACGCCCACGGTGGCCGCGAGGCGTACGTTGTCCAGGGGGATGGGCGTTACCGTGGGGTGGTGGCCCGCGGCGTCCTGCAGGACGCCGGCGACACCCCGGTGGGCCGCCTGGCCGCATCGCGCCCCTCGCTCGAGGAGCTGGACGACGCCCCGCACGCAGTGCGCACCATGGACCGCGCCGGGACCGACGAACTGCCGGTGGTCGATCGCTACGGGCGGCTGACCGGGGTGCTCCGGCGAGCGGCCGTCCAGGCGAGCGCTCCGGAACGCCGGGGCTGGCTGCCGCGCCTCGGCCTGGGTGGCCGGTTCCGCCGTGGCGGCGCGCGCGGGCAGGGCGGCTGA